The following coding sequences are from one Formosa haliotis window:
- a CDS encoding 4Fe-4S binding protein codes for MSLKLNKSMSLSSPDAADLNTKQKIGTAIGMVGLFIFVLAIFNITLPHPTLVLIAGLGLITLGVVVFTQGSYAHKQPGIKNDAVWFKSISSRGFWGWITGVALTGFYIILYFYPHLLGLGAKGEPNTGLIAVFDPLSRALSGNPASQWFVYGTFYTLAIVVFGYKFLKKYRHNRYEQLRTFSVMFFQLAFAFFIPELMARLNSDTFHLPYYDLKNMWPLNYYNFEQYRVNDFINAGTVGLALLLFGIISIFVISPILTYKYGKRWYCSWVCGCGGLAETAGDSFRQLSNKSLKAWKLEQWLVHTVLVFVVIMTTAVIFTYLGYDPNKYWLTRDVFLALVGGFLTLIFSLTMIFKRHELGKDAKYGAIGYFTVIVVLIAMYYFGGTDKLFFFKAETLRSTYGFLIGSIFSGVIGTGFYPILGNRVWCRFGCPMAAVLGFQQRLFSKFRITTNGGQCISCGNCSTYCEMGIDVRAYAQKGENIVRSSCVGCGICSAVCPRGVLKLENDGMKGRINSQDVLLGNDVDLMDLVNQK; via the coding sequence ATGAGTCTTAAATTAAATAAAAGCATGTCGCTTTCTTCGCCAGATGCCGCCGATCTAAATACCAAACAAAAAATAGGTACGGCAATTGGTATGGTTGGGCTGTTTATTTTTGTACTCGCTATTTTTAACATTACCCTACCTCATCCTACTTTAGTTTTAATCGCAGGATTGGGCTTAATTACTTTGGGTGTTGTGGTCTTTACTCAAGGGAGTTATGCCCACAAACAACCAGGAATAAAAAATGATGCTGTTTGGTTTAAATCTATTAGTTCGCGTGGTTTCTGGGGCTGGATTACAGGAGTAGCCCTTACTGGTTTTTACATCATCTTATACTTTTACCCGCATTTACTCGGGCTCGGAGCTAAAGGTGAACCCAACACCGGCCTTATCGCGGTTTTCGACCCTTTAAGTAGAGCCCTCAGCGGAAACCCTGCCAGTCAATGGTTTGTTTACGGAACCTTTTATACACTAGCCATAGTTGTATTCGGATATAAATTTTTAAAAAAATATCGTCATAATAGGTACGAACAATTACGAACCTTTTCGGTGATGTTCTTTCAATTAGCCTTTGCTTTTTTTATTCCAGAGCTCATGGCTCGATTAAATTCTGATACCTTTCATTTGCCATACTACGATTTAAAAAACATGTGGCCCTTAAATTATTATAATTTTGAACAGTATCGGGTTAACGATTTTATTAATGCAGGGACCGTGGGGTTGGCTTTACTTCTCTTCGGAATTATCTCCATTTTTGTCATTTCGCCAATTTTAACCTACAAATACGGGAAACGTTGGTATTGTTCTTGGGTTTGTGGTTGCGGTGGCTTAGCCGAAACTGCTGGTGACTCTTTTAGACAGTTAAGTAACAAAAGTCTGAAAGCCTGGAAACTAGAACAATGGTTGGTACATACTGTTTTAGTTTTTGTGGTAATAATGACCACCGCTGTCATTTTTACGTATTTAGGCTACGACCCAAATAAATATTGGTTAACACGCGATGTATTTCTTGCCTTAGTCGGTGGATTTTTAACCCTTATATTCTCATTAACCATGATTTTTAAACGTCATGAGTTAGGTAAAGATGCCAAATACGGGGCTATAGGCTATTTTACAGTTATTGTAGTTTTAATTGCCATGTATTATTTTGGAGGCACAGATAAATTATTCTTTTTTAAAGCTGAAACACTGCGCTCTACATACGGATTTTTAATAGGATCTATCTTTTCTGGTGTTATTGGCACAGGGTTTTATCCCATTTTAGGAAATCGCGTTTGGTGTCGTTTTGGTTGTCCTATGGCGGCTGTTTTAGGATTTCAGCAACGTTTATTTTCAAAATTCAGAATTACAACCAATGGCGGGCAATGTATTTCTTGTGGAAATTGCTCTACCTATTGCGAAATGGGGATCGATGTTCGTGCTTATGCCCAAAAAGGAGAAAATATTGTACGTTCCAGTTGTGTGGGCTGTGGTATTTGCAGCGCTGTTTGTCCGCGTGGCGTTTTAAAACTAGAAAACGACGGTATGAAAGGCCGTATTAATTCGCAAGATGTTTTATTAGGAAACGATGTGGATTTAATGGATCTGGTAAATCAAAAATAA
- a CDS encoding glycosyltransferase family 2 protein, whose translation MPNIKVIIPAYNEADSIAKVIYDIPAYVNEIIVVNNNSTDQTVLNAEKAGATVLTETNKGYGYACLKGMDYIAKQTTKPDIIVFLDGDYSDYPEQLTDLVAPILEENIDFVVGARTKNLREPGSMTIPQEFGNWLATFLMRLFFNSTFTDLGPFRAIKYDKLLNLNMIDKTYGWTVEMQLKVLKQKFTYREIPVKYRNRIGVSKVSGTIKGAIFAGAKILYWIFKYSLKK comes from the coding sequence ATGCCTAATATTAAAGTTATTATTCCGGCTTATAACGAAGCCGATTCTATAGCAAAGGTTATATATGATATCCCAGCCTATGTCAATGAAATTATTGTTGTAAATAATAACTCCACAGACCAAACGGTGCTGAATGCCGAAAAAGCAGGAGCAACGGTTTTAACAGAAACAAATAAAGGCTATGGTTATGCCTGCTTAAAAGGGATGGATTACATTGCTAAGCAAACTACAAAACCAGATATCATTGTGTTTTTAGATGGCGATTATAGCGATTACCCTGAACAGTTAACAGATTTAGTAGCGCCCATACTAGAAGAAAATATCGATTTTGTTGTTGGTGCACGTACGAAAAATCTTAGAGAACCTGGTTCTATGACTATCCCACAAGAATTTGGAAACTGGTTGGCAACATTTTTAATGCGACTATTTTTTAATTCAACCTTTACAGATTTAGGCCCTTTTCGCGCCATAAAATACGATAAGCTACTGAATTTGAATATGATAGACAAAACTTATGGCTGGACAGTAGAGATGCAATTAAAGGTTTTAAAGCAAAAATTTACATATCGCGAAATTCCTGTAAAATATCGTAACAGAATTGGTGTTTCAAAAGTGTCTGGTACAATAAAAGGTGCTATATTTGCCGGCGCAAAAATCTTGTACTGGATTTTTAAATATAGCCTCAAAAAATGA
- a CDS encoding cellulose synthase family protein translates to MILEIIIIAIYSTSLALIFMYALAQLNLLLNYLSAQKKDTNLPPLDISKEQDLPIVTIQLPVYNEMYVMDRLLENIATIQYPKHKLEIQVLDDSTDETVATTNSHVEKLKATGLDIVHITRTDRSGFKAGALKEGLKIAKGEFIAIFDADFLPESDWLLRTLPYFKDRNIGVVQTRWGHINREYSLLTRIQAFALDAHFTLEQVGRNSKGHFINFNGTAGVWRKACILDAGNWEGDTLTEDLDLSYRAQLKNWKFKYLEDVETPAELPVVISAARSQQFRWNKGGAENFRKMLWRVLKSENISGKTKLHGVLHLLNSTMFLNVFIVAVLSIPMLYIKNEYAHLKPYFYVMSFFVVSSVIFFICYWFMYKNIYGGGIKNFLKYIGMFFTFFTVAMGFSLHNSIAVLEGHAGKRSEFVRTPKFNISTLKDSWKDNKYIKKNISLNVLFEGVLTLYFAFGMYSAFVVGDQGGDFGLFPFHLMLFLGFGYVFFKSITSKA, encoded by the coding sequence ATGATACTTGAAATAATTATAATTGCCATTTACTCAACATCTTTAGCACTCATTTTTATGTATGCTTTAGCACAGTTGAATTTATTATTAAACTACCTTTCTGCTCAAAAGAAAGACACAAATTTACCGCCTTTAGACATCTCTAAAGAACAAGATCTTCCAATTGTAACTATTCAGTTACCCGTTTATAACGAAATGTATGTTATGGATCGCTTGCTAGAAAATATTGCTACCATACAATATCCTAAGCATAAATTAGAAATCCAAGTTTTAGATGATTCTACAGACGAAACCGTAGCCACAACAAATTCGCACGTAGAAAAATTGAAAGCTACCGGACTAGATATTGTTCATATAACTAGAACAGATCGTAGCGGATTTAAAGCTGGTGCCTTAAAAGAAGGTTTAAAAATTGCTAAAGGTGAATTTATAGCCATTTTCGATGCCGATTTTTTACCCGAATCCGACTGGTTACTCCGTACGCTTCCGTATTTTAAAGACAGAAATATAGGTGTAGTACAAACCCGTTGGGGCCATATAAACCGCGAATATTCTTTACTTACTCGCATTCAAGCATTTGCTCTAGACGCACATTTTACTTTAGAGCAAGTGGGACGAAACAGTAAAGGTCATTTTATTAATTTTAACGGTACTGCTGGAGTTTGGAGAAAAGCCTGTATTCTTGATGCTGGAAACTGGGAAGGCGACACGCTTACCGAAGACTTAGATTTAAGTTACCGTGCGCAACTTAAAAACTGGAAATTTAAATACCTAGAAGACGTAGAAACTCCTGCCGAACTTCCAGTAGTTATTAGCGCTGCACGTTCTCAGCAATTTCGTTGGAATAAAGGTGGTGCCGAAAATTTTAGAAAAATGCTTTGGCGTGTATTAAAATCTGAAAACATTTCTGGAAAAACAAAACTTCACGGCGTACTTCATTTACTAAACAGCACAATGTTTTTAAACGTATTTATCGTGGCTGTTTTAAGCATCCCGATGTTGTATATTAAAAACGAATACGCCCACTTAAAGCCCTACTTTTATGTTATGAGTTTCTTTGTGGTAAGTAGCGTTATTTTCTTTATTTGTTATTGGTTTATGTACAAAAACATTTATGGTGGTGGCATTAAAAACTTCTTGAAATACATTGGTATGTTTTTCACATTTTTCACCGTAGCTATGGGCTTTTCGCTGCATAATTCCATTGCCGTTTTAGAAGGACATGCAGGAAAAAGAAGTGAATTTGTACGCACACCAAAATTTAATATTAGCACCTTAAAAGACAGCTGGAAAGACAACAAATACATCAAGAAAAACATCTCTTTAAACGTTCTTTTCGAAGGTGTACTAACCCTGTATTTCGCCTTCGGAATGTACAGTGCCTTTGTAGTTGGAGACCAAGGTGGTGATTTCGGACTTTTCCCATTTCACCTCATGTTATTCTTAGGATTCGGTTATGTATTCTTTAAATCTATAACATCTAAAGCATAA
- the meaB gene encoding methylmalonyl Co-A mutase-associated GTPase MeaB, with protein sequence MKVYKPKNRLTAKQYIDGVLNGDRVILSRAITIIESNLESDKILAKQIIQAILPHAGNSMRIGVTGVPGVGKSTFIEAFGKYLTTLNHKVAILSIDPSSQRSKGSILGDKTRMEDLSHNDKAYIRPSASGDTLGGVANKTGETMLLCEAAGFDIVLIETVGVGQSETAVHGMTDFFLLLMLAGAGDELQGIKKGIMEMADMVVINKADGDNIKKSEMARLQYQNALHIFPQPESGWTPVVTKASSTKNTGIDSVWDEVLKYKDLVDQNGYFAKNRNQQNIKWMYNNINEELKQLFYGSPAIKNTLAELETDVVSSKISPVKAAQSIIESFKKSI encoded by the coding sequence ATGAAAGTTTACAAGCCTAAAAACAGATTAACAGCGAAACAATATATAGATGGTGTTTTAAATGGCGATCGTGTTATACTTTCTCGAGCAATCACAATCATTGAAAGTAATCTAGAAAGCGATAAAATTCTTGCTAAACAAATTATTCAGGCTATTTTACCTCATGCAGGAAACTCCATGCGTATAGGAGTTACCGGTGTTCCTGGTGTTGGAAAAAGTACTTTTATAGAAGCTTTTGGCAAATACCTAACCACGCTTAACCATAAAGTGGCCATTTTATCGATAGACCCAAGCAGTCAACGGTCTAAAGGAAGTATTCTTGGAGATAAAACCCGAATGGAAGATTTAAGTCATAACGACAAGGCTTACATCAGGCCTTCGGCTTCTGGTGACACTTTGGGAGGCGTAGCCAATAAAACAGGAGAAACTATGTTGCTTTGCGAAGCTGCAGGTTTCGACATCGTCCTTATAGAAACCGTTGGTGTTGGTCAATCTGAAACCGCCGTTCATGGCATGACCGATTTCTTTTTACTATTAATGCTCGCTGGTGCCGGAGACGAATTACAAGGCATAAAAAAAGGCATCATGGAAATGGCAGATATGGTGGTAATAAATAAAGCTGATGGCGATAATATCAAGAAAAGTGAAATGGCACGACTACAGTATCAAAATGCCTTACACATCTTCCCGCAACCCGAGTCGGGCTGGACACCTGTAGTAACCAAAGCATCTTCAACTAAAAACACGGGAATAGATTCGGTTTGGGATGAAGTCCTAAAATATAAAGATTTGGTAGACCAAAATGGCTATTTCGCTAAAAACAGAAATCAGCAAAACATTAAGTGGATGTATAACAACATAAACGAAGAATTAAAACAATTATTCTACGGATCTCCCGCTATAAAAAATACACTTGCCGAACTGGAAACCGATGTTGTATCTTCAAAAATATCGCCTGTAAAAGCAGCACAATCTATCATAGAGTCTTTTAAAAAAAGTATATAA
- the scpA gene encoding methylmalonyl-CoA mutase: MRPDFSNITLDTTSKQEAVPSNNTDVWNTPEGIPVKTHFTEEDIKDAEHLKFAAGLPPFTRGPYSTMYVTRPWTIRQYAGFSTAEESNAFYRRNLAAGQKGLSVAFDLATHRGYDSDHPRVTGDVGKAGVAIDSILDMEILFDQIPLDKMSVSMTMNGAVLPIMAFYIAAAKKQGVALDQLSGTIQNDILKEFMVRNTYIYPPLPSMRIIGDIFEYTTNNMPKFNSISISGYHMQEAGATADIELAYTLADGMEYIRTGLKSGLKIDEFAPRLSFFWAVGMNHFMEIAKMRAARMLWAKIIKQFNPKNPKSMALRTHSQTSGWSLSEQDPYNNVARTCIEAMAAGFGGTQSLHTNALDEAIALPTDFSARIARNTQIYIQDETQMTRAVDPWAGSYYVEYLTQEIAKKAWALIEEVETLGGMAKAIETGVPKMRIEEASARKQARLDSGQDVLVGVNKFKTDEKSTMEILEVDNTAVRDSQIARLKKLKDNRDQTVVDACLKALTDCAGTGEGNLLELAVTAAENFATLGEISDALEVHFGRHKADTKLISGVYSKEVSDDSTFASALKLADKFAEIEGRRPRVMIAKMGQDGHDRGAKVVASSFADLGFDVDMGPLFQTPEEVAKQAIENDVHFVGASSLAAGHKTLIPQLINELERLGRPDIMVFAGGVIPEQDYNYLFDRKVVAIFGPGTVISKSAITILEKYLEHEEV; the protein is encoded by the coding sequence ATGAGACCAGATTTTTCAAATATAACATTAGACACAACTTCAAAACAAGAAGCTGTGCCTTCAAATAATACAGACGTTTGGAATACTCCAGAAGGGATTCCTGTAAAAACACATTTTACCGAAGAGGATATTAAAGATGCCGAGCACCTTAAGTTTGCGGCTGGTTTACCACCGTTTACAAGAGGACCTTATAGTACGATGTATGTTACTCGGCCTTGGACAATTCGGCAATACGCAGGATTTTCTACAGCCGAAGAGTCTAATGCATTCTACCGACGTAACTTAGCTGCCGGACAAAAAGGATTATCTGTAGCTTTCGATTTGGCAACACATCGGGGTTACGATTCAGATCATCCTAGAGTAACAGGAGACGTGGGGAAAGCAGGTGTAGCCATCGATTCTATTTTAGATATGGAGATTTTATTCGACCAAATTCCTTTAGATAAAATGTCTGTGTCTATGACCATGAATGGTGCCGTTTTACCAATTATGGCATTCTATATAGCAGCGGCCAAAAAACAAGGTGTTGCGTTAGATCAATTAAGTGGAACCATTCAGAATGATATTTTAAAGGAGTTTATGGTGCGTAATACGTACATATATCCGCCTTTACCATCTATGCGTATCATTGGTGATATTTTTGAATATACAACCAATAACATGCCTAAGTTTAACTCTATTTCTATTAGTGGTTACCATATGCAAGAAGCTGGAGCAACGGCAGATATTGAGTTGGCGTACACCTTAGCCGATGGTATGGAATATATTAGAACAGGTTTAAAATCGGGTTTAAAAATAGATGAATTTGCACCGCGATTATCATTTTTCTGGGCGGTAGGCATGAATCATTTTATGGAGATTGCTAAAATGCGTGCTGCGCGTATGCTTTGGGCAAAAATTATAAAACAATTTAATCCGAAGAACCCAAAATCTATGGCTTTACGTACTCATAGTCAGACGTCGGGTTGGAGTTTGAGTGAACAAGATCCGTATAATAATGTGGCTAGAACCTGTATCGAAGCTATGGCTGCAGGATTTGGAGGGACACAATCTTTACACACCAACGCTTTAGATGAAGCTATAGCGTTACCAACAGATTTCTCTGCGAGAATAGCTCGAAATACACAGATTTATATTCAAGATGAAACGCAAATGACTAGGGCTGTAGATCCTTGGGCAGGTTCGTATTATGTAGAGTATTTAACTCAGGAGATTGCTAAAAAAGCTTGGGCTCTTATTGAAGAAGTTGAAACTCTTGGAGGTATGGCAAAAGCGATTGAAACAGGAGTGCCTAAAATGCGCATTGAAGAAGCTTCGGCGCGTAAACAAGCCCGTTTAGATTCTGGTCAGGATGTTTTAGTAGGGGTTAATAAATTTAAAACCGATGAAAAATCGACTATGGAAATTCTTGAAGTCGATAATACAGCGGTTAGAGATTCGCAGATTGCACGATTGAAAAAATTAAAGGATAATCGTGACCAAACAGTCGTTGATGCATGTTTAAAAGCATTAACAGATTGTGCGGGAACAGGCGAAGGAAATTTATTAGAATTGGCCGTAACGGCTGCAGAAAATTTTGCAACCTTAGGAGAGATTTCAGATGCTCTAGAAGTGCATTTTGGTCGCCATAAAGCAGATACAAAACTAATTAGTGGTGTGTATAGTAAAGAAGTTAGCGATGATTCAACATTTGCATCGGCTTTAAAACTCGCCGATAAGTTTGCAGAAATAGAGGGGCGTCGTCCGCGCGTAATGATTGCCAAAATGGGACAAGATGGTCATGATAGAGGTGCTAAAGTAGTGGCCTCTAGTTTTGCAGATTTAGGATTTGATGTCGATATGGGGCCATTATTCCAAACACCGGAAGAAGTTGCAAAACAGGCCATAGAAAACGATGTGCATTTTGTAGGTGCTTCTAGTTTGGCAGCAGGTCATAAAACTTTAATTCCGCAATTAATAAACGAATTAGAAAGATTAGGAAGACCAGATATTATGGTGTTTGCTGGTGGAGTAATTCCGGAGCAAGATTACAACTATTTATTCGATCGAAAAGTGGTTGCCATTTTCGGGCCAGGAACAGTGATTTCTAAGTCGGCCATTACCATTTTAGAAAAATATTTAGAACACGAAGAAGTTTAA
- a CDS encoding methylmalonyl-CoA mutase family protein, with protein sequence MSTKKKTLFSNFNPVTKSEWLEKVNIDLKGADFNKKLVWKNLSAINIQPFYNTEDALSYLKNTGENAQALVNYRSIKVTAADEANALALKAEEEGMNGLVFQLDETCSPSELLKGINLNTTAIAFVITPNTIAFATDFFAYAKNNVTDTSNLKGYFDLGMVSNYVTTAKLDPQVFETLTKVMTLGKAFSNFKCVTISGTTFLDSGANQVQEIAYTLNALVYVIEQCEAQGVSAESVFNSLHVQLAIGSEYFVEMGKYRALNSLLHKIAETYGVSKIDYTLTAKTSVWTKSVTDAHTNMLRATTEAMSAILGNVDGILVDAYDSEFNAASDFSSRISGNITTILKEESYFGKVSNPVDGSYYIEEVSTQIAQKALDLFKETETKGGFVAAFEKEWIQEQIAEIRQEKIKLISQRRLPMVGVNKYPNLMETVNAKVLSSLPENHLKVLTPRRAALEIEALRKISEAMVGEAGKRPIIELASFGNLTMRKARAAFAYDFMGVSGFNVWQEQSYESAELAAEASAKSESRVVVICSSDADYEVNALPFVKKFRALNRDKVLLLAGNPVAILDDLIQAGLDGCIHMKSDVIDTISKVQNKIQKHINSSAVKS encoded by the coding sequence ATGAGCACTAAAAAGAAGACACTTTTTTCCAATTTTAATCCGGTTACTAAATCTGAGTGGTTGGAGAAAGTTAATATAGATTTAAAAGGCGCAGATTTTAATAAAAAATTAGTTTGGAAAAATTTAAGCGCTATTAATATTCAGCCATTTTATAACACTGAAGATGCTCTAAGTTATCTTAAAAACACGGGTGAAAATGCACAAGCCTTAGTGAACTATAGAAGTATTAAAGTGACTGCTGCAGATGAGGCAAATGCTTTGGCATTAAAAGCTGAAGAGGAAGGTATGAACGGTTTGGTTTTTCAGTTAGATGAAACTTGCTCGCCTTCAGAATTACTAAAAGGTATCAATTTAAATACAACAGCAATCGCTTTTGTAATCACCCCAAATACTATCGCTTTTGCTACAGATTTTTTCGCCTATGCTAAAAATAACGTAACAGACACATCCAATTTAAAAGGATATTTCGACCTAGGGATGGTATCAAATTATGTGACTACAGCGAAGCTGGACCCACAGGTATTTGAAACTTTAACAAAAGTGATGACTCTAGGTAAAGCATTTTCTAACTTTAAATGTGTAACCATTTCTGGAACCACGTTTTTAGATTCGGGAGCGAATCAAGTTCAAGAAATTGCGTACACCTTAAATGCCTTGGTGTATGTTATAGAGCAATGCGAAGCTCAGGGAGTTTCGGCAGAATCTGTGTTTAACAGTTTACACGTGCAATTGGCCATTGGATCGGAGTATTTTGTTGAAATGGGTAAATACAGAGCTTTAAACAGCTTGCTTCATAAAATTGCAGAGACCTATGGCGTTTCTAAAATCGATTATACGCTAACGGCAAAAACATCGGTTTGGACCAAATCTGTTACCGATGCACATACCAATATGTTGCGCGCCACTACCGAAGCTATGTCGGCTATTTTAGGGAATGTCGATGGAATATTAGTCGATGCTTATGATAGTGAATTTAATGCAGCTTCAGATTTTTCAAGTAGAATTTCAGGAAATATAACAACAATCTTAAAAGAAGAATCGTACTTTGGAAAAGTATCAAATCCGGTAGATGGATCGTATTATATCGAAGAAGTAAGTACTCAAATTGCGCAAAAAGCCTTAGATTTATTTAAAGAAACTGAAACTAAAGGTGGTTTTGTTGCGGCTTTCGAAAAAGAGTGGATTCAAGAACAAATAGCAGAAATTCGTCAAGAAAAAATAAAATTAATTAGCCAAAGACGCTTACCTATGGTTGGAGTTAATAAATATCCAAACCTAATGGAAACCGTTAATGCAAAGGTGTTATCTTCGTTACCCGAAAATCATTTAAAGGTGTTAACACCAAGACGCGCCGCTTTAGAAATTGAAGCCTTGCGTAAAATATCGGAGGCTATGGTGGGCGAAGCGGGGAAACGCCCTATTATCGAGCTCGCTAGTTTTGGAAATTTAACCATGCGAAAAGCAAGAGCTGCCTTTGCATACGATTTTATGGGAGTTAGCGGTTTTAATGTTTGGCAAGAACAAAGTTATGAGAGTGCCGAATTGGCTGCCGAAGCTAGTGCAAAATCAGAATCGCGTGTGGTTGTAATTTGTAGTTCAGATGCAGATTACGAGGTAAATGCTTTGCCATTTGTTAAAAAGTTTAGAGCTTTAAATCGTGATAAAGTATTATTGTTAGCGGGTAATCCGGTAGCTATTTTGGACGATTTAATTCAGGCAGGTTTAGATGGCTGTATTCATATGAAATCTGATGTAATAGACACGATTTCTAAGGTTCAGAATAAAATTCAGAAGCATATTAACAGTAGTGCTGTGAAATCGTAA
- a CDS encoding acetyl-CoA hydrolase/transferase family protein gives MNIPNKMSAQEAVKLIKSGDRVLIQGGSATPQTLIQAMVAHAPELRGVNIVHLHTEGACGYIAPELNDSFTTSAFFIGGNVRKMIGVTADYIPIFLSDIPSLFREGYMDLDVVLVNVSPPDKHGFCSLGVSVDIVISGIEMGKKVIAQINPKMPRTFGDAIVNINQFAACVEVEEDIYEMKFVDPSVEEKAIGKHVASIIEDGATLQMGIGGIPNAVLTYLTNHKNLGIHTEMFSEGIVDLVEKGIVNGSHKKLNPYKIVSGFAMGTRRLYDFMDDNPEIEMLDIAYVNDTSIIRQNPKVTAINSAIEIDITGQICADSIGTRMFSGVGGQMDFMRGAALSKGGKPIIAVNSTTLKGVSKIVPTLKEGAGVVTTRAHARFIVTEFGVADLFGKTLKQRAQNLRDIAHPDHRETLDKAIFERFGSSIMV, from the coding sequence ATGAACATTCCAAATAAAATGTCTGCTCAAGAGGCAGTGAAGTTAATTAAATCGGGGGATCGTGTTTTAATTCAAGGTGGTTCGGCAACACCTCAAACGCTTATTCAAGCTATGGTGGCTCACGCTCCAGAATTAAGAGGTGTAAACATTGTGCATCTGCATACCGAAGGAGCCTGCGGATATATCGCTCCAGAATTAAACGATAGTTTTACTACAAGCGCTTTCTTTATAGGGGGAAATGTTAGAAAAATGATTGGTGTTACAGCCGATTATATTCCAATATTTTTAAGCGATATTCCAAGTTTGTTTCGTGAAGGTTACATGGACTTAGATGTTGTGTTGGTAAACGTATCTCCTCCAGATAAACACGGGTTTTGCTCTTTAGGAGTCTCGGTAGATATTGTGATTTCTGGGATAGAAATGGGTAAAAAAGTTATTGCACAAATTAATCCTAAAATGCCAAGAACCTTTGGTGATGCCATTGTAAATATCAATCAATTTGCCGCATGTGTAGAGGTTGAAGAGGATATCTACGAAATGAAATTTGTAGATCCTTCTGTAGAAGAAAAAGCCATTGGTAAACATGTGGCTAGCATTATAGAGGATGGGGCAACGCTTCAAATGGGAATCGGAGGTATTCCGAATGCCGTATTAACTTATCTAACAAATCATAAAAATTTAGGAATTCATACCGAAATGTTTTCCGAAGGCATCGTAGATTTGGTTGAGAAAGGCATTGTAAACGGTTCTCATAAAAAATTAAATCCTTATAAAATAGTATCTGGGTTTGCTATGGGAACCAGGCGGTTATACGATTTTATGGACGATAATCCCGAAATAGAAATGTTAGACATCGCTTATGTAAACGACACCTCTATAATTCGCCAAAATCCGAAGGTAACGGCCATTAATTCGGCAATTGAAATTGATATTACTGGGCAAATTTGTGCCGATTCTATTGGCACACGTATGTTTTCTGGAGTTGGCGGACAAATGGACTTTATGCGGGGCGCTGCCTTGTCTAAAGGCGGAAAACCTATAATAGCTGTAAATTCTACAACCTTAAAAGGCGTGTCTAAAATTGTTCCTACTTTAAAGGAAGGTGCAGGAGTGGTAACCACTAGAGCGCATGCACGATTTATAGTTACCGAATTTGGTGTTGCAGATTTATTTGGGAAAACACTGAAACAACGGGCACAAAATTTAAGAGACATTGCACATCCAGACCATAGAGAAACTTTAGATAAAGCTATTTTTGAAAGATTTGGAAGTAGCATTATGGTTTAA